In one Coccinella septempunctata chromosome 6, icCocSept1.1, whole genome shotgun sequence genomic region, the following are encoded:
- the LOC123315381 gene encoding cyclin-K: MLPFTRYVTVLAVIVAVTFAQDYDYEEPRAAPQRVRPGYSGPSQNNAPRPTPVAILKQINRHNEDGSYTYGYESADGSFKIETKLPTGEVKGKYGYVDDTGKVRTIEYGATKHGFAPSGEGITVPPPTLVDETTNRDGLPNQDYQNNYYQPQEQQQPIRAAPRPRPRPQPVYEQFEAPQFAPAPQRNAAPVPPRAQIPGAVQTTTLDFGPPQRPANVRSFQPAPAPRPQSAPNQFSFPDFDTNPPVRAAPKVTYAQPAPLPSQYVPESRPPPRYRPGPPPAPVAAPSRPVPSVGGRSSGGILDQLSRDYALPEGGAAPLHDISFGYY; this comes from the exons ATGTTGCCTTTCACAAGATAC GTGACAGTGCTAGCTGTCATTGTAGCTGTCACATTTGCTCAAGATTACGACTACGAAGAGCCAAGGGCAGCACCACAACGCGTCAGGCCAGGCTACAGCGGTCCCTCACAGAACAACGCACCAAGACCAACTCCAGTTGCCATCTTGAAACAAATTAACAG ACACAACGAAGATGGATCCTACACTTATGGCTACGAATCTGCTGACGGATCCTTCAAGATCGAAACCAAACTACCAACGGGCGAGGTCAAGGGCAAATACGGTTACGTAGACGACACTGGAAAGGTCAGAACCATCGAATACGGTGCCACCAAGCACGGCTTTGCCCCATCTGGGGAAGGAATAACAGTACCACCACCGACCTTGGTCGACGAAACCACCAACAGGGACGGTCTACCTAACCAAGACTACCAAAACAACTATTACCAACCTCAGGAACAACAACAGCCAATCAGGGCTGCCCCAAGACCTCGTCCAAGACCCCAGCCGGTCTATGAACAGTTCGAAGCACCTCAATTCGCTCCAGCTCCACAAAGAAATGCTGCTCCTGTACCACCAAGGGCTCAAATTCCTG GAGCCGTACAGACCACCACCCTCGATTTTGGACCACCACAAAGACCAGCAAATGTGAGAAGCTTCCAACCAGCACCAGCTCCACGTCCACAGTCTGCACCTAATCAATTCTCCTTCCCTGACTTCGACACAAACCCTCCAGTGAGAGCTGCCCCAAAGGTCACCTACGCTCAGCCAGCTCCTTTGCCTTCTCAGTACGTCCCAGAGTCCAGGCCACCACCTAGGTACCGTCCAGGACCTCCTCCAGCTCCTGTTGCTGCCCCTTCAAGGCCAGTTCCTTCGGTTGGTGGAAGAAGTTCTGGTGGAATCTTGGACCAGCTGTCCAGAGACTATGCTCTACCAGAAGGCGGTGCTGCTCCACTCCATGACATCAGTTTCGGTTATTACTAA
- the LOC123315382 gene encoding E3 ubiquitin-protein ligase SINA-like 3 isoform X3, which produces MESRNEYLELLKCLICYRFMSNNIKLCVMGHSVCCECFNHLGTCPYCRSPWSRSRNYNMEQLTAVSSGSNRTKDLINNENLKCPKCRTLMDGSIVLCGGGHSYCTRCVKGIYQCIICSKLICYRRNFTLETFINNVKTLNESTDSLAKVQL; this is translated from the exons atg GAAAGCCGGAACGAATACTTGGAACTCCTAAAATGCTTAATATGCTACAGGTTCATGAGCAACAACATAAAATTATGTGTAATGGGTCATAGCGTATGCTGTGAATGTTTCAACCATCTAGGAACATGTCCCTACTGTAGATCCCCCTGGAGCAGATCAAGAAACTACAATATGGAACAGCTAACCGCAGTTTCTTCGGGAAGCAACCGTACCAAAGACCTAATCAACAACGAGAACCTCAAATGCCCTAAATGCCGCACCCTTATGGATGGTAGCATCGTCCTTTGCGGGGGTGGTCACAGTTATTGTACCCGCTGTGTGAAGGGTATCTACCAGTGCATCATCTGCTCGAAACTGATCTGCTACAGGAGAAATTTCACATTGGAAACGTTCATAAACAACGTGAAAACCCTAAATGAATCGACAGACAGCTTAGCTAAAGTACAG CTCTGA
- the LOC123315382 gene encoding uncharacterized protein LOC123315382 isoform X1 yields MESRNEYLELLKCLICYRFMSNNIKLCVMGHSVCCECFNHLGTCPYCRSPWSRSRNYNMEQLTAVSSGSNRTKDLINNENLKCPKCRTLMDGSIVLCGGGHSYCTRCVKGIYQCIICSKLICYRRNFTLETFINNVKTLNESTDSLAKVQAFLLKSLEMFLWFLGLFSLLKYTVYLAH; encoded by the exons atg GAAAGCCGGAACGAATACTTGGAACTCCTAAAATGCTTAATATGCTACAGGTTCATGAGCAACAACATAAAATTATGTGTAATGGGTCATAGCGTATGCTGTGAATGTTTCAACCATCTAGGAACATGTCCCTACTGTAGATCCCCCTGGAGCAGATCAAGAAACTACAATATGGAACAGCTAACCGCAGTTTCTTCGGGAAGCAACCGTACCAAAGACCTAATCAACAACGAGAACCTCAAATGCCCTAAATGCCGCACCCTTATGGATGGTAGCATCGTCCTTTGCGGGGGTGGTCACAGTTATTGTACCCGCTGTGTGAAGGGTATCTACCAGTGCATCATCTGCTCGAAACTGATCTGCTACAGGAGAAATTTCACATTGGAAACGTTCATAAACAACGTGAAAACCCTAAATGAATCGACAGACAGCTTAGCTAAAGTACAG GCCTTTCTTTTAAAATCGCTCGAGATGTTTCTATGGTTCTTAGGTCTGTTCAGTTTACTCAAGTACACCGTGTACCTAGCACACTGA
- the LOC123315382 gene encoding E3 ubiquitin-protein ligase SINA-like 3 isoform X2, which produces MSNNIKLCVMGHSVCCECFNHLGTCPYCRSPWSRSRNYNMEQLTAVSSGSNRTKDLINNENLKCPKCRTLMDGSIVLCGGGHSYCTRCVKGIYQCIICSKLICYRRNFTLETFINNVKTLNESTDSLAKVQAFLLKSLEMFLWFLGLFSLLKYTVYLAH; this is translated from the exons ATGAGCAACAACATAAAATTATGTGTAATGGGTCATAGCGTATGCTGTGAATGTTTCAACCATCTAGGAACATGTCCCTACTGTAGATCCCCCTGGAGCAGATCAAGAAACTACAATATGGAACAGCTAACCGCAGTTTCTTCGGGAAGCAACCGTACCAAAGACCTAATCAACAACGAGAACCTCAAATGCCCTAAATGCCGCACCCTTATGGATGGTAGCATCGTCCTTTGCGGGGGTGGTCACAGTTATTGTACCCGCTGTGTGAAGGGTATCTACCAGTGCATCATCTGCTCGAAACTGATCTGCTACAGGAGAAATTTCACATTGGAAACGTTCATAAACAACGTGAAAACCCTAAATGAATCGACAGACAGCTTAGCTAAAGTACAG GCCTTTCTTTTAAAATCGCTCGAGATGTTTCTATGGTTCTTAGGTCTGTTCAGTTTACTCAAGTACACCGTGTACCTAGCACACTGA